The Desulfobacterales bacterium genome includes a region encoding these proteins:
- a CDS encoding PilZ domain-containing protein: protein MINKRKYPRRFCSESSFFATRYGVHECFIKNLGTKGAFIETDLFLPEGKVVTIAVPTHGRVSSLKLKGKVVWTDQYGFGVEFGEPILI from the coding sequence ATGATAAATAAACGAAAATATCCCAGACGGTTTTGTTCAGAGTCCTCATTTTTTGCAACGCGATATGGCGTCCATGAGTGTTTCATCAAAAATTTAGGCACCAAAGGTGCGTTTATCGAGACGGATTTGTTTTTGCCGGAAGGCAAAGTTGTCACGATCGCCGTACCCACACATGGCAGGGTCAGCAGTCTTAAACTAAAAGGCAAGGTTGTCTGGACGGATCAATATGGATTTGGCGTCGAATTTGGCGAGCCAATTCTAATTTAG
- a CDS encoding PEGA domain-containing protein gives MNVKIGNKRDAMKRHPKIKKIAFIVISLCIFGFLWISAHAELIKPSRSLKSTSGGPGSLTVFSEPPGQDVKLDGSSVGSTPIRVKTLDPGIHRLQVGGAATEIYIEPGHTFHISLFRDRFIKLDVTQNQAAASTDNGGRSAVDRRASQEPPQQFSTNEENRKAWKRWMQFVDGTSKHF, from the coding sequence ATGAATGTAAAAATCGGAAACAAAAGAGATGCCATGAAAAGGCATCCCAAGATTAAAAAAATTGCCTTTATCGTGATTTCTTTGTGCATTTTTGGATTCCTTTGGATCAGCGCACACGCAGAATTGATCAAGCCGAGCCGATCATTGAAATCCACATCCGGCGGACCCGGCAGCTTGACAGTATTTAGCGAGCCACCGGGGCAAGACGTCAAATTAGATGGGTCATCGGTGGGATCGACGCCCATTCGAGTAAAAACCCTCGATCCCGGCATTCACCGCTTGCAGGTCGGCGGCGCGGCTACGGAAATTTATATCGAACCAGGCCATACCTTTCACATTAGCCTGTTTCGGGACCGCTTTATCAAATTGGACGTTACCCAAAATCAAGCCGCAGCGTCAACCGATAACGGCGGGAGGTCAGCGGTTGACCGCCGAGCCTCTCAAGAGCCGCCGCAACAATTCAGCACCAATGAAGAAAATCGCAAAGCCTGGAAGCGCTGGATGCAATTTGTTGATGGCACATCCAAGCATTTTTGA
- a CDS encoding prepilin-type N-terminal cleavage/methylation domain-containing protein: protein MRKELYRLNQKGFTLIEMVSVMIIMGVVASVSIQKFDIVSDTANQRALTAGIKELNVRESLEWSNVKISGNGYTTDEDLWTLVVTNLGSDYQWTAGPDRVSGGTLTFKTASRVLSRQPSTETSAGRWN, encoded by the coding sequence ATGCGCAAAGAATTATATCGCTTAAACCAGAAAGGCTTTACCTTAATTGAAATGGTTTCTGTGATGATTATCATGGGCGTTGTCGCATCGGTATCGATTCAAAAATTTGATATCGTATCCGATACCGCCAATCAAAGAGCTTTGACGGCGGGAATTAAGGAACTCAATGTCAGAGAGTCGCTGGAGTGGTCAAACGTCAAGATATCCGGTAATGGATATACGACTGATGAGGATTTATGGACTTTGGTCGTAACCAATTTGGGATCCGATTATCAGTGGACTGCTGGGCCGGATCGCGTGTCAGGCGGAACATTGACATTTAAAACGGCATCGAGAGTCCTTAGCCGGCAACCATCAACTGAAACATCAGCGGGTAGGTGGAATTAG